One bacterium BMS3Abin11 genomic window, TCCAACAGCCGGCCCTGAAGGTGTGCGCTTTCGACTACAGGCAAATATTGTCTTGCCCAGATAAGCATTTCAATGCTGATAAATACGATAGCTGGAAAACATAAATCTGAATTTTTTATTTAGTGAATGCTCCATCGGTTAAAGCCGACTTTCAAACACGCGCTTGTCCTCTTCATCGATTACAACCACAATGTGCTTGTTTGAATGTAAATCAATTCTGCAGTAATGTGACATGTCAGTACAACGATTCTTGATCTGATCCCGCCGGGATTAGCAATTTCCTCGCCCGTTTGGGTGCTAGCTCGATAGAGCGCATGACGTCTACAGGAATTAGGCATACTCAGCAATACAATCAGACAACCAGGGAGCATCAACATCATGAAACCGACAATAATGAAAGTCTTTATTTATACACTGACACTTATTGCATGGCTACCGCTGGCAACAGCCAGTGCAAAGACGGACAATGAAGTTTCCGAGCAGGAAGCCTACGAAATCGCCGTCGAAGCTTACCTCTACCTTTACCCGATAATCTCCATGGATGTGACGCGGCGCGTGATAACCAATCTGCCCGCAGGAAAAAAGAGCGGCTTTGGGCCGGAAAATGCTTTCCATCACAAGAGAACCTTCCCGTCGGCCGATTCTCGTGAAGTCGTACGACCGAACTTTGATACGCTTTATTCATTCGCCTGGCTCAACCTGACGAAGGAACCGATGGTGGTTTCCACGCAGGATACGCACGGCCGGTACTTCATGCTGGAGATGTTGGGCATGTGGACTGATGCCTTTGCCGTGCCGGGTTCGCGCACCAGTGGTAATAAAGCTCAGCATTATGCCGTCGTCCCACAAGGATGGAACGGCGATTTACCAAAAGGTATGGAATCTATCGTTGCACCCACACCTTACGTATGGATCGTTGGTCGGACCCAAACCAACGGAGTAAAAGATTATGAAGCTGTTCATAAGGTACAGGATGGCTTCAAGATTACACCACTTTCCCAGTGGGGCGGGAAGAATTTTGCCGTAGACACATTCAAGAATGATCCCGGTGTAGATATGAAAACACCGCCGGCAAAACAGGTAGAGGCAATGGTTGCGAGTAAATACTTCAGTTATGGCGCGGAGCTGATGAAGGTCAATAAGCCACACGTAACGGACTGGTCTATCCTGGCTCGCCTGGAACGCATTGGTATCGTAGCCGGCGAAAGCTTTGACTTTGCCAAGGCTTCGCCTGTGGTAAAAAAGGCGCTTGAACGCGCCATTGTAGATACACCCAGGTTGATGCAGAAAATATTTCCCACTGTGGCACCCGTCATTAACGGCTGGCAGATGAATACCTCAACAATGGGCGTCTATGGTAACTCTTACATGAAGCGCGCCATTGTCGCCCTGATTGGTCTGGGTGCAAATCAGCCTGAAGATGCAATCTACCCGATAAATATTAGCGATGCCGATGGCAATCCCGTAGAAGGAAACAATCAGTATGTCATGCATTTCACCAAGGCCAAGTTGCCGCCCGTAGAAGCATTCTGGTCCCTCACCATGTATGACGCCGCTGGCTTTCAGGTTGCCAACAAACTCAACCGGTTTGCCTTAGGTGATCGTGACAAATTGAAGTACAACGCCGATGGCTCGCTCGATATCTATATTCAACACAAGTCACCAGGTAAGGACAGAGAGTCTAACTGGCTACCATCACCGGACAAAGGCACCCTTGGTTTAACCATGCGTCTGTATGCACCAAAATCTCAGGTGCTGGATGGCCGCTGGGTACCACCAGTGGTTAAAAAAATGTAATAGATTTATTGGGGGCTTGATGCTGAAAACAGGGATCAGGTATTGAGTTATCTTATCTAACAATCCTCAAGTGATAAGCCAACACCTGCCCCTGAGCGCATATCAGAATACGGGGACGAGTGAGTACCCCTGTGCCTGGTAGCCGATGGCGGAGATGAACCCATTGCCGACGGGTGTGACGTCCGGGATCACATCAGCTGGTGCGATGTCCATGCCCTTGAGTGCCACACTACAGACTTCGCTGCGGATGCCAAGGGTCTTGAGTTTGTGTATGCCTTTCTGTATGGCGGCCACGTTCCGTTGGTCCATGTAGGAAATGCCGCGCCGATCCTTGGTGAGAAAGGCAGCGGAGGGACCGATGAAGACAACAACGATCTGGGGTTCTACCCCTTGCGCACGCATCCCCTTTTCGGTTTTTTCTATAACACGGAGTACATGAGACAGGCGACGAGCATCCTTGACGTTGAGCATGAATACCGCTTTTGCACTAGTCAATCCCTGTAGTGCCTGAGTGTCCCTGGGTTGAGTAGCCGGTGGGGCGGCCGAGACAGCCGTCATCGTCAGCAGTAAAGCCAACAGGGTGAGTGTCGGGAACAGAACATATCTTCTAGCAAGGTGCATTATACCTTCCTCCTTATGTTGTGGTTTCGTCCATTGTGTGTGAGCGAACATCCGCTTGTGTCTCCATGACCCGATCAATATAGCATAGTTTACGGGACATGGGTCTGCATAAACAATAGTCCGGGAGGCATAAAGAGAGAGTGCGACAGGCTCTCAAATACAGACAAAAGAATAAAAAATATCAACTCTACCGAAAGGACGAAACGATCCCCCTGATATCTTTCTCATCAAATGGCCAACCAAGTTCCTTTTCCCCATTGTCATAAGAAATCACCGGAATACGCAGCAGATAAGAGTGATATTTCTCAACATCCTCCTCAACATCAACAATGCTGACATGGATTTCAGGGAAACGACGTAATATTGACAGCCCCTCGTCACACAAGGGACAGGCATATTTTGTATAATAGTCAATTTTCATCAAAGACACCTCAAGAATGTACTGCCGAAAGCAATCAAACATAGCCTGTTTTTTCAGCATAGTGTGCCAGCTATATCTGCTGTCTATGCTGATGCTGATAGGCACAACAGCCTCTGCCGCAGAAAAAAAACAAATCAGAATCGAACAGTTCTCGCTGAACCGCAGTGTCGCCTATCTTGGTGAAGAAATCAGTGCCGACATCACTGTCAGTGCGCAAGCTTCCTTACGAAGTAAAAAACTGCGTTTACGCTACTATCTTGACGAAAAAGAAATTGGCAGGCAAACCATTACTGCCTTTGATCCAGCAGGCAATGCCACAACCATTTTTACATTTAAGGATTCTCCTGAAGGACGTTACCAGTTTCGTGTCGTGCTGGATATCGAAAACGAGAAAATCGAAGCAGATGAAGTCTCCCGCCAGCTTGCCATTCTCTCTCTGCCGACTGGCATGACAGAACAGCCATTGTCTACCGGGGTTGATGAAAAAACAATAACGGATGGCCCTGTTTCAGGCAAGCCTGACCTGGCGGCTGAGGAAATAAACTTCGATATCGCCTCTCCTCGTGTCGGTGAAAAGGTCCGAATAATTACAAAAATCTCTAATGCCGGTACCGTGCAGGCTGACAATGTAAAGATCCGTATATTTATCAATGGCCAACCCTATGGCAACGATATCACCATGAATATTGCCGCTGGTTCCCAGGTCAGTATTAATACCGAATTTAAAGCCACCCGTCAGGGTAAAAAGGATGTCCTCATCTTTATCAACCCGGATGGGAAAATTGATGAAAAATCCAACCGTAATAATCTGATAAGCAAAATGTTGATAGTTCGGCCTGCTGCAAAAGGGAAAAAATCCGGCACTATCATCGCCACACCCGAAGCCAGGGCAAAACAGGCCCGCTTGGCCAATCTTGTCATCTATATTGAAACCATTTCGGGTACGCATTACATCAGTGATGGAAAAGTGCGTTTCTACATCACAAATAATAGCCAATCAGCAACGACAAGGCCTTTTATGATGGGTGTACAGCGGTTACAGGACAGCCCGGGCAAACTCTGGCTGATACGTAAACCGGTAAAAAGCCTGAAACCCGGTGAAACCGTAACTCTTGCGATCAAATGGCCTAAAGATCAACTGTCTTCATCCAAACTGTTTGTAGCCACAGTAGACATCGAAGGTAAGATAGATGAGACAGATATCAGGGACAATCACAGCAGGCCCTTTCGTGTGTTATCCACATCCCCGATTCAAATAGCACCTAAACCAGGGCCAGTCAGGGCTAGCCCGGGGCCTGAAATCATCATCACCAGCCCGCGTACGAATGGCCGCCTGGCTGACAATGGAAAACTGATTGTAAACTGGCAGTCCAGTGGAGATGTCGGCTCGCTAGTGCACATTACTGTACAAAATAGCTGGACGAAAGAAATAGTCCTGAGCTCTACCGGCAATAATGACGGTGCCTATTCCGCCGACCTGTCTACACAGCCCGAAGGCAAGTACATACTGACTATCACGTCTGAAAACAGAACTATTTCCTCGCTAAAAAGAATATTTCGGATTGCCCGGAAAAAATCAGAAGTCATACCGAAATTTGTTTCACCTGCAAACGGCAACTCCTACCGGGGTGAACAACAGCTGAAAATTGTCTGGCCAGCAAGTCTCAGAATAGTATCAGGACAACAGCTTGATCTTGTTCTGCTGGAAAGTAGCAGCAAGAAAATTGTAAAACTCAATAACAATCCTGTGGCAGCCAGGAAGGGGCAATTTATCTGGCAGGTTCCTGATGATGGCAGTGTCTTTGGTATCTATAAACTGCAAGCCCGTTCTGTCGATGGCAGAGTCCTTGCTGTTACCAATAAAATTGAGATACTGCCTAACTTTGTTAGTTTCGAACAACTGTCGTCAAAACGTGGTAAAGAGGAGATTCAGACTGACCTTGAAATTGCCAGGACCAGCTTCAAGGGGCAAAACATGGAATTCCTGATAATGAACAACGGCCCGGCAGATATTAGTGCATCCGGCATGTATGGCTACAAATTCACATCCTATTTTGTGCGTAAAATACCCATTACATCCGATGAGGACCTGGTCATTTGTAACAGTACGCTACTCTCAGAATTACCTCAGGGTGAAGGACAGGTCATCTCGCTAGGCCGCGACCCTGATTGCCCTCTCGGGGAACGTGAACTCGGCGCTAAGTTTGAGTATGTGGTTAACCGCTTTACCTTGCCAATACTTGACAATCAGTATCTGATAGACCCTAAGCCGCTGAACAATATTTCTAAATTTTACTGGCCTGATTGACATCTGAAGACTCTACAAAGTTGTTTAGGGCACAGGGGGTAATTATGTAGGTGAGAATTCATTCGCACAGCACTGTTCGAATGAATTCGAACCTACAGTAATGTTCTATCTCAGGAGATTACTATTCCAGGACTAGCGTGAATACCAGAAAAATCGACAAAATATTATTGGGGCGACTATTACATTTTACTTTGAGCTTTTACTATTTTAACGAGCATCAGTAGTCCCGCTCCCAGTAAAACAATGGCAGGACCGCTGGGCAGGTCAAGGTAGAATGACAGTAATAAACCACCGACTGTTATCAGTACGGCACTGATAAAGGCATAAAACATTACCACACGAATTTTTGCTGCCAGTGCAAGACCAATCAACGGTGGGATGGTAAGCAGTGCCATAACAAGAATAATGCCTACTGCCTGGATCATCAGGACGATGGCGACACTATTCATCACCATCAGTATCAACAGAACTGTACCAACCGGTAACCCACGTAGGCGGGCAAATTCATCATCGAAACTCACTGCAACCAGCTGGCGAAATAATATTATTGTCAGCAGCAGGTTAAGCATGCTGAAGCCTGCCATCCAGTACAACTGTGCCCTGCTTGTCGTAAGAATATCACCAAATAAATAGGGTATTAGATCCGGCGCATAACCCGGCGTTATCGATACAAACAGTACTCCCGCGGCCATGCCGGTCGCCCATAATATGCCTATGGTCGCATCGGCAGGCTGGCTCTGCCTGAGGATGACACGAGTAATGGCTGCAGCCGACAGGATAGCGACGAACATAGCCCCCAGGAATGGATTGATACCCAGAAAATAGGCCCCACCCAGGCCAGCAAAAGCACCATGTGAAATACCGCCACTTAGAAAAACCAGTCTTTTGATGACAATAAAGGTACCTGTGATTGCACACAGAACTGACACCAGCAGACTGGCTGCCAGCGCATTCTGCATGAAGTCGTATTGCAATGCCGCTGACAGGCCGGTCATTTGTCTGAGCCATGATGTGTACAGGCCGCGGCAGAAGGATCAGCATGATCCTGTAACACTCTATGCGGTACGCCATGAGCAACCAGCTCAACCGGGCAGCCGTAGGCCTCATCAAGACAACCGCTGGCAAGCTCCGCATCGCCATGATAAAAGAGGGTACGATTGACGCAGGCAATATGTAGGACATTCGATGCGAAAGATGTAATGTCATGCGTGACGACAACGATGGGGATGTTTTTGTTAAGCTCCGTCAGCATGCTTGATAACTTGAAGCGTGAACCCGGATCGATTGAGGCTATGGGTTCATCCAGAAATAGAATGTCGGGATTACAAACGAGTGCCCGTGCAATCATTACCCTCTGCAATTGCCCGCCTGATAACTGCCCTACCGGTTTATCGGAAAGTGCATCCAGCCCCAGTTGATGCAGAATATCTGTAGTAAGATCCTGATCTCGGTCTGACACCCTCTGCCACCAGAGATGGCCGCTCATCCGGCCCATCAACACTACATCCCGCACAGACAACGGAAACTCGCGCTCAAAGGTCGCAAACTGGGGTACATATCCAATCTGATGCTGGGCTGAAAAACCGGGCCAGGTGATTTGTCCGGCATCAGGTTTCAATAAACCCAGGATGAGCTTCAGTAAGGTTGTTTTACCGCCACCATTGGGACCGATAATGGCCAGATAGTCTGTTGCATAGATATCCAGGCTTACATCCTTCAGCGCAGGTTCATAACCATATGAGAACGATACATCACGCACAGAAATCAGTGGTGTTTTCCTGTCAGTCATTTAGCTGCCTCCTTGAGTTTCTCCACGGCTGCTTTCATCTTGCGCATCATGTGCATCCAGTCCGGATCCATTGGATCGACTACCAGCACCTCTATCTGCAACTGTGCGGCAATGATACCTGCCAGGCGCTGATCTGCACCGGGCGAACTGATGATAAAACTGATGTTATTTTTTTCTGATCTCCTGATTAAGCTTGAAAGACTTCCCGGGTCAGGGGCCTTCCCTTCCACTTCAATGGCAAGCTGCCGTAAACCATAATCCTGACTAAAGTGACCCCAGGCAGGATGATAAACCAGCAGCTCACGAAACTGGCTTTGTGCCACTTGCTCTCTGATCTGTTTATCAAGTTTTTTTATTGCTGTCTCCAGCTTAAGCAGATTTTTCTGGTAATACTCCGCATTTTCTGGATCAAGTCGCGCAAGACTGTCAGCTACAACACGTGCTGTAGCCATCATAATCGATGCACTTGTCCAGAGATGCGGATCGGTGCCCTTCAGTATCCATGCCGGCTGCATCTGTTTCGCCACATCAAACATGCTGATCCATGTAGCCTTGCTGTCGGGATTTCTATATGGAGTGATATACCTTGCTTCAAAAAATAGCGCAGGATGGCCAACAATAAATTGTATATCGGCCTGTCGGGAGCGGGCCAGTTTGCGCGGGCTGGGCTGCGCGGACTTCGGTACACGGCCTTCAGGGATCATTGTCAGCAGATCGACATGATCGCCTGCAAGCTGATTCACCAGCCATGCCTGAGCCGGGACAGTGACTGATACCAGTAAGCGTGCGCTGGCATCAGACCATGGCGACAGGATGAAAATAACTGCAAAAAGAAAGGATGAAAGTCTCAAGGGCACCCTATAGTTGTTGAATGAAAATTGTAAATCAAGGCATCTGTTTAAAAACTTTTTGCGTTGACCAGAAAATGTACCCAGATACTTGCGATATAACCAAGACCAATGGCCCAGCTCCAGCGTAAATGAACAAAAAATGTATAGTCACCCCGAGCCTGCCCCATCAACGCCACGCCTGCCGCTGACCCGATCGACAGCAAGGATCCGCCAACACCTGCAGTAAGTGTCACCAGCAACCATTGTCCCTGAGACATGTCAGGTTGCATGGTTAATACTGCATACATTACTGGTATATTATCAACGATTGCCGAGACGAGCCCGACCAGAATATTAGCCCAGGTCGGCCCCAGGCCGGTATACAATGCATCGGAGAGTAATGCCAGATACCCCAGGGTACCGAGACCGGCTACAGACAGGACTACACCATAGAAAAACATCAAGGTGTCCCATTCCGCCCGCTTCATACTAATAAAGATATCGAAAGGCTTTCTTTTCAGTTTGTAGTGTTTGGAGAGGAGTTCCTTATCAATATCAGCAACACTTTCAAGGAATGCCAGCTCTTCATCATTTCTAACATCCTTCTTTTCATACATACGAATACGGTAACCCCAGAACTGCAGTAAACCAAGGCCAGTCATCATGCCCAGCACAGGCGGTAAATGCAGAAAATTATGCGCAGCAACAGCCAGGCTTATAGTGAGCACAAACAGGCCAATTATGACAAAACCACCAAATTTTACTTCGACCTTTTCTAGTACGGGATCAGGTTTTCCTTTTGATATAGTCAGGGAAAGAATAAATGCAGGAACAAGCCAGTTGACCAGTGAAGGGGTAAAGAGTTTGAAAAAATCAGCAAATTCAACTACCCCTTTTTGCCAGACCATAAGAGTAGTAATATCGCCGAAAGGACTGAAGGCGCCACCTGCATTGGCGGCGACAACAATATTTATAAGTGACAGAGTTACAAATCGCGTTCGTCCAACACCTACAGACATCACCACAGCAGCCATTAACAGGGATGTCGTCAGGTTATCGGCAAGTGGAGAAATAAGGAATGCCAGCAGACCGGTAATCCAGAATATACTCCTGTAGGTAAAACCAGCAGAGCATAACCAGGCGCGCAATGCCTCAAAGATATTTCTTTCCTGCATGGCATTAATATAGGTCATGGCTGCCAACAGGAATAACAACAGTTCTCCATACTCCAGCAGGGCATCGCTAACCGCTACTCCAGCCGTATGGTAATCACCCTGAGCGACATAGGCGATACCGACCAGGGCCCAGATAATACCGGCAGACACCAGCACAGGTTTGGATTTTCGCAGGTGTAAAAACTCTTCACCAATAACAAGTGTATAAGCAATAACAAACACCAGTACTGCAAGCACACCATACCAGCTTACAATCAGATCCAGTTGCTCCGCAACTACATTCGCCTGGCCGGCTGGTGATATGAATAAGATAGCGAAAAACATCGATAATTTGCTTAAATACATTCTTTTTTTCCTGCTATATAATCAATGAAGCACCGACCAAACGAGCGATTTTAAAACATTAAGCTGCCTGTGAATAATAATATTAAAAATAATAAGCCAATACGCCTGTCAAAACTGATGTCGCAGCAGGGAATTTGCTCACGCCGAGAAGCTGATCGCTACATTGAGCAGGGTCTAGTGATGGTTGATGGTAAGACTATCGACAAACTGGGCACTAAAATTTTCCCCGACCAGCACATCAGCCTGGTAAAAAGTGCCAGAGCGCAGCAGCAGTCCCGTATTACTATCTTGCTCAACAAACCTGTAGGCATTGTGTCCGGGCAGGCTGAAGTGGGATATAAGCCTGCAATACGCCTCATCCTGCCGCAAAATCAGTATTTATCATCCCCCTGGGAAAAGAAAAAATTCAGCACACATATACTACAGGGTCTCGCTCCTGCCGGCAGACTGGACATCGACTCGCGCGGTTTGCTGGTACTAACCCAGGATGGCGTAATAGCAAAACAACTGATCGGTGCAGACAGCTTAATTGAAAAGGAATATCTGGCCTGGGTGCAAGGAAAAATCACGGATGAAGGCCTAAGTAGACTCCGTCACGGCATCCAGCTCGATGGTAAAAAACTAAAGCAGGCAAAAGTCTATCAGCTGAACCCAACGCGCCTGAAAATCATACTCAGGGAAGGAAAGAAACGCCAGATACGGCGCATGTGTGAAGAGGTGGGTTTAAAAGTTACCGGGCTCACACGCACCCGTATAGGAAATATCAAATTGGGTGACATGCCAACTGGGCAGTGGCGTTATCTTCGGGATGATGAGGGGTTTTAAAGACAGAGGAAAGGTTAAAGGGGAAAGGAAAATCAAAAATGCAAACCTCTCACATGGAAACTGGAACTTGAATCATTGATAAAATCATTAGAAAACACTAATGTACGACACTTACACACAAGCCGCGCAAGCCCGTCAGAGAGCAATTGAAAATGTTTATCGTGGGTGTCGTCAAAATTGTTCAAATGAGATTTATTACAAGCACCTCATGAGAGAATATAAGTTATTAATAATATTCACTTAATATGCTTTTTACACGATTGAAATTCTGCCGCAACTATGGAAATATTGAATTTGTATGCATATATCAATATAAATAGACTTTCGTAAATCTTCACAGAACGAGCACTTCGCAAATGCCGCTAAAGAAGAATACAATGCACTGCCAAATAGATGGGTCTGAACGAAAAAATTAATTTCATTCTCATTGAACTCACACGCATAAAAGCAACTAATTTATTTCCGAGGATAATTGTCAGGAATTTGCCAGAATCATGCAAAAATAGCACAGCCGAATGTATAAACATCTTCTCCGCCCCCTGTTTTTCAGATTTGACCCTGAATTTACACATGAACTGACTCTGGAGTGGCTTTCCTGGGCAGGTAAACTCAGCCCTGTAATATCCCTGTTGCAGCGACTGTACGGTAACCGTGTGCATGAGCTGCCGGTCAATCTCATGGGAATACACTTTCCCGGCCCTGTGGGACTGGCAGCTGGCCTGGATAAGGAAGCACGTTGTATCACTGCATTAAGCACATTCGGCTTCAGCCACCTGGAACTGGGCACCGTCACACCTAAACCCCAGCCCGGTAATCCTGCACCAAGAATGTTTCGTCTGCCCAGACATCTGGCCATCATCAATCGCATGGGGTTTAACAGCGGCGGCATACAGCCGTTTCTTGAAAACATTGCCAGCACAAGAAAATCCATCCCCCTGGGAATAAATCTGGGTAAGAATGCCAGTACATCTATTAAGCAGGCTGCCGAGGATTATATTTCAGGCCTCAAACAGCTCTACCTGTATGCTGATTACTTCACAATTAACATCTCTTCGCCCAACACAAAAGATCTGCGTGATTTGCAGTCTGAGGATGCACTGGATGACCTACTGAAGAAAATAATGAAAACACGCAAAGAACTGGCAGATGATTTTAAACGCACTATCCCGGTCGCGGTAAAGATCTCTCCGGACATTGAAAACAGCAGTATTCCTGCCTTTGCTGCCCTGCTGGTAAAACATAAGATAGATGCAGTCATTGCCACCAACACCACCATCGACCACTCCTCTGTTGCCGACAGCGAGCATGCCGATG contains:
- a CDS encoding DsrE/DsrF-like family protein, with the protein product MHLARRYVLFPTLTLLALLLTMTAVSAAPPATQPRDTQALQGLTSAKAVFMLNVKDARRLSHVLRVIEKTEKGMRAQGVEPQIVVVFIGPSAAFLTKDRRGISYMDQRNVAAIQKGIHKLKTLGIRSEVCSVALKGMDIAPADVIPDVTPVGNGFISAIGYQAQGYSLVPVF
- a CDS encoding hypothetical protein (CARDB), whose product is MYCRKQSNIACFFSIVCQLYLLSMLMLIGTTASAAEKKQIRIEQFSLNRSVAYLGEEISADITVSAQASLRSKKLRLRYYLDEKEIGRQTITAFDPAGNATTIFTFKDSPEGRYQFRVVLDIENEKIEADEVSRQLAILSLPTGMTEQPLSTGVDEKTITDGPVSGKPDLAAEEINFDIASPRVGEKVRIITKISNAGTVQADNVKIRIFINGQPYGNDITMNIAAGSQVSINTEFKATRQGKKDVLIFINPDGKIDEKSNRNNLISKMLIVRPAAKGKKSGTIIATPEARAKQARLANLVIYIETISGTHYISDGKVRFYITNNSQSATTRPFMMGVQRLQDSPGKLWLIRKPVKSLKPGETVTLAIKWPKDQLSSSKLFVATVDIEGKIDETDIRDNHSRPFRVLSTSPIQIAPKPGPVRASPGPEIIITSPRTNGRLADNGKLIVNWQSSGDVGSLVHITVQNSWTKEIVLSSTGNNDGAYSADLSTQPEGKYILTITSENRTISSLKRIFRIARKKSEVIPKFVSPANGNSYRGEQQLKIVWPASLRIVSGQQLDLVLLESSSKKIVKLNNNPVAARKGQFIWQVPDDGSVFGIYKLQARSVDGRVLAVTNKIEILPNFVSFEQLSSKRGKEEIQTDLEIARTSFKGQNMEFLIMNNGPADISASGMYGYKFTSYFVRKIPITSDEDLVICNSTLLSELPQGEGQVISLGRDPDCPLGERELGAKFEYVVNRFTLPILDNQYLIDPKPLNNISKFYWPD
- the mntB gene encoding manganese transport system membrane protein MntB; this encodes MTGLSAALQYDFMQNALAASLLVSVLCAITGTFIVIKRLVFLSGGISHGAFAGLGGAYFLGINPFLGAMFVAILSAAAITRVILRQSQPADATIGILWATGMAAGVLFVSITPGYAPDLIPYLFGDILTTSRAQLYWMAGFSMLNLLLTIILFRQLVAVSFDDEFARLRGLPVGTVLLILMVMNSVAIVLMIQAVGIILVMALLTIPPLIGLALAAKIRVVMFYAFISAVLITVGGLLLSFYLDLPSGPAIVLLGAGLLMLVKIVKAQSKM
- the znuC gene encoding high-affinity zinc uptake system ATP-binding protein ZnuC, translating into MTDRKTPLISVRDVSFSYGYEPALKDVSLDIYATDYLAIIGPNGGGKTTLLKLILGLLKPDAGQITWPGFSAQHQIGYVPQFATFEREFPLSVRDVVLMGRMSGHLWWQRVSDRDQDLTTDILHQLGLDALSDKPVGQLSGGQLQRVMIARALVCNPDILFLDEPIASIDPGSRFKLSSMLTELNKNIPIVVVTHDITSFASNVLHIACVNRTLFYHGDAELASGCLDEAYGCPVELVAHGVPHRVLQDHADPSAAACTHHGSDK
- the znuA gene encoding high-affinity zinc uptake system binding-protein ZnuA precursor; translation: MRLSSFLFAVIFILSPWSDASARLLVSVTVPAQAWLVNQLAGDHVDLLTMIPEGRVPKSAQPSPRKLARSRQADIQFIVGHPALFFEARYITPYRNPDSKATWISMFDVAKQMQPAWILKGTDPHLWTSASIMMATARVVADSLARLDPENAEYYQKNLLKLETAIKKLDKQIREQVAQSQFRELLVYHPAWGHFSQDYGLRQLAIEVEGKAPDPGSLSSLIRRSEKNNISFIISSPGADQRLAGIIAAQLQIEVLVVDPMDPDWMHMMRKMKAAVEKLKEAAK
- the nhaD gene encoding Na(+)/H(+) antiporter NhaD; the encoded protein is MYLSKLSMFFAILFISPAGQANVVAEQLDLIVSWYGVLAVLVFVIAYTLVIGEEFLHLRKSKPVLVSAGIIWALVGIAYVAQGDYHTAGVAVSDALLEYGELLLFLLAAMTYINAMQERNIFEALRAWLCSAGFTYRSIFWITGLLAFLISPLADNLTTSLLMAAVVMSVGVGRTRFVTLSLINIVVAANAGGAFSPFGDITTLMVWQKGVVEFADFFKLFTPSLVNWLVPAFILSLTISKGKPDPVLEKVEVKFGGFVIIGLFVLTISLAVAAHNFLHLPPVLGMMTGLGLLQFWGYRIRMYEKKDVRNDEELAFLESVADIDKELLSKHYKLKRKPFDIFISMKRAEWDTLMFFYGVVLSVAGLGTLGYLALLSDALYTGLGPTWANILVGLVSAIVDNIPVMYAVLTMQPDMSQGQWLLVTLTAGVGGSLLSIGSAAGVALMGQARGDYTFFVHLRWSWAIGLGYIASIWVHFLVNAKSF
- the rluF gene encoding ribosomal large subunit pseudouridine synthase F, with amino-acid sequence MSQQGICSRREADRYIEQGLVMVDGKTIDKLGTKIFPDQHISLVKSARAQQQSRITILLNKPVGIVSGQAEVGYKPAIRLILPQNQYLSSPWEKKKFSTHILQGLAPAGRLDIDSRGLLVLTQDGVIAKQLIGADSLIEKEYLAWVQGKITDEGLSRLRHGIQLDGKKLKQAKVYQLNPTRLKIILREGKKRQIRRMCEEVGLKVTGLTRTRIGNIKLGDMPTGQWRYLRDDEGF
- the pyrD gene encoding dihydroorotate dehydrogenase → MYKHLLRPLFFRFDPEFTHELTLEWLSWAGKLSPVISLLQRLYGNRVHELPVNLMGIHFPGPVGLAAGLDKEARCITALSTFGFSHLELGTVTPKPQPGNPAPRMFRLPRHLAIINRMGFNSGGIQPFLENIASTRKSIPLGINLGKNASTSIKQAAEDYISGLKQLYLYADYFTINISSPNTKDLRDLQSEDALDDLLKKIMKTRKELADDFKRTIPVAVKISPDIENSSIPAFAALLVKHKIDAVIATNTTIDHSSVADSEHADEAGGLSGMPLQDRANEVVALLYQELQGKVPIIGVGGIFNTEDAWQRMLAGAEMVQIYSSFIYNGPGIVREIVNGLAKRVEASGFSSLQEAVRSARAVTYDS